In Heliomicrobium undosum, a single window of DNA contains:
- a CDS encoding McrB family protein, with the protein MEVPPTFMSFSERLQQFENLVKEDPLFNNNTWSASELFGVSNSSKIIAGGMFVGNSNLENFIRNQRQGILFLSEITFPPEDEVFFAVFVHNQIGSLRDKLNRMTELFQTEPENYAQRNNNVKVYLDAIGRIFLKNKGFWNTLKQEDGFDSDAAGPFATVDKIVYAMYPPAATAQRSSTAREFVGYLTGIVGQDRIHEVFPWPDEDTIAPEMHRMPSTIPVRDIVEAVSTLGGYYTDNLVERYHIALNHLERKHFVILAGLSGTGKTSIARKYSQAVHGITDPCRRDPLFFVCPVRPDWTDPTGLTGYYDVISNRYIVQPFLQAVLTASNHPECPVFVCLDEMNLAKVEYYFADVLSALESGEELSLHSNVVPIEGSNGARIPASIPIPNNLFITGTINVDETTQRISDKVLDRAVVLDMSAVDLEGFLEVLQQRHIDLRESVQACSAILSEVNGTIVVHGLGFGYRVAEEFIRYHRFAVETCGLDSDDVIDQQISQKVLTKLRGTEQQREMLNSLRTLFERFRRSQGVILRLLDELNQLGSFQNSR; encoded by the coding sequence ATGGAGGTACCACCGACTTTTATGAGCTTTTCAGAACGACTGCAGCAGTTTGAGAACCTTGTCAAAGAGGATCCCCTTTTTAACAATAATACTTGGTCGGCATCTGAACTGTTTGGTGTCTCCAACAGTTCCAAAATTATAGCCGGTGGGATGTTCGTCGGCAATTCGAACCTTGAAAACTTCATCCGAAACCAACGTCAGGGTATCCTGTTCCTTTCGGAGATTACTTTCCCTCCCGAAGATGAAGTGTTTTTTGCAGTTTTTGTTCATAACCAAATTGGATCACTACGTGATAAGCTCAACCGTATGACCGAACTTTTTCAGACAGAACCAGAGAACTACGCACAGCGAAACAACAACGTTAAGGTTTACCTCGATGCAATTGGAAGAATTTTTCTTAAAAACAAAGGCTTCTGGAACACTCTTAAACAGGAAGATGGCTTTGATTCAGATGCGGCCGGTCCATTCGCCACTGTGGATAAAATCGTCTACGCGATGTATCCCCCGGCAGCGACTGCTCAACGAAGCAGTACTGCCAGAGAGTTCGTGGGGTACCTTACTGGAATTGTCGGGCAGGATCGGATTCACGAAGTGTTTCCCTGGCCGGATGAGGATACGATAGCCCCGGAAATGCACAGGATGCCTTCGACAATTCCGGTTAGAGATATCGTCGAAGCTGTAAGTACCCTTGGGGGTTACTATACTGACAATCTGGTTGAACGTTATCACATCGCGCTCAATCATCTGGAACGAAAGCACTTTGTTATCCTTGCCGGTCTGTCCGGAACGGGAAAAACAAGCATTGCCCGAAAATACTCGCAGGCGGTTCATGGAATCACCGATCCGTGCAGACGGGATCCTCTTTTCTTCGTTTGCCCCGTCCGGCCTGACTGGACAGATCCTACGGGTCTTACCGGGTATTATGATGTGATTTCAAACCGGTACATTGTACAACCGTTCCTTCAGGCAGTTTTGACAGCCTCAAACCATCCTGAATGTCCTGTTTTCGTATGCCTCGATGAAATGAACTTGGCCAAGGTGGAGTACTATTTTGCCGATGTACTGAGTGCGCTTGAAAGCGGTGAGGAACTGTCGCTGCACTCAAATGTTGTTCCGATCGAGGGGAGCAACGGCGCGAGAATACCCGCTTCTATCCCCATTCCCAACAATCTCTTCATCACCGGCACGATTAACGTTGATGAGACAACACAACGCATCAGCGACAAGGTTCTCGACAGGGCTGTAGTGCTTGATATGTCCGCAGTTGACCTTGAAGGGTTCCTTGAGGTCCTTCAACAAAGGCACATTGATCTTCGCGAGTCGGTTCAGGCGTGTTCGGCAATTCTTAGTGAAGTAAACGGAACTATCGTCGTTCATGGGTTGGGGTTTGGATACCGTGTGGCCGAGGAGTTCATCCGGTATCATCGTTTTGCTGTAGAAACCTGCGGGCTGGATTCTGATGATGTCATAGACCAGCAGATTTCCCAGAAGGTACTTACCAAACTGCGTGGAACGGAACAGCAGAGAGAGATGCTCAACAGCCTACGTACTCTCTTTGAAAGATTCCGACGGTCGCAGGGGGTAATCCTTAGACTGCTGGATGAATTGAACCAGCTCGGCTCCTTCCAGAACTCCAGGTAG
- a CDS encoding DNA cytosine methyltransferase gives MGFHTAGYEIVGSVELDPLAAKSHAGNFFRNAPKSVREVHATPRDITTIGPGELLKEFGFENPLTAVDVIIGGPPCQAFARVGRAKLREVREHPEAYLQDERSNLYLRFLHYVRKLQPLAILMENVPDSLNFGGHNIPEETCEVLGEMGYTCRYTLLNASFYGVPQMRERMFLIGYARELECGVSFPEPTHWITLPKGYEGTRRVALRSLASKKNNQYDSVEEAFFPENPPTDQMFFLETPRSSEDLPPAVTAREAIGDLPRITRHLTGEIKRGVKRFTEALSCPRPETSSGYADMMRSWPRFENKGVIYDHVIRIVPRDYPIFRRMNPGDQYPEAYRHALDILQEKIAELSADGITVEPEGPEYEKIKKSIVPPYDPGKFPNKWRKMEADKPSRTLMAHLGKDGYSHIHYDSDQARMISVREAARLQSFPDGFVFEGSMNHAFRQIGNAVPPLMSLVLARHMLLSMGLTADEEQNGGTTDFYELFRTTAAV, from the coding sequence TTGGGTTTTCACACCGCAGGATATGAAATCGTAGGCTCTGTGGAACTTGATCCATTAGCGGCCAAGTCACATGCTGGGAATTTCTTTCGTAACGCACCAAAATCAGTCCGGGAAGTGCACGCAACCCCCCGTGATATTACCACTATTGGACCCGGGGAATTACTAAAAGAATTCGGATTTGAAAATCCTTTAACGGCTGTTGATGTCATCATTGGTGGACCTCCGTGCCAAGCTTTCGCCCGTGTTGGGCGAGCAAAACTCAGGGAGGTCAGGGAACATCCTGAGGCATATCTTCAGGACGAGAGAAGCAACCTCTATCTTCGGTTTCTTCATTATGTAAGAAAACTTCAGCCGCTGGCCATTCTCATGGAGAACGTTCCCGACTCATTGAATTTTGGTGGACACAACATTCCGGAGGAAACATGCGAAGTCCTGGGCGAAATGGGGTATACATGCAGATATACCCTGTTGAATGCATCATTTTATGGAGTTCCTCAGATGCGGGAACGGATGTTTCTGATAGGTTACGCGAGAGAACTGGAATGTGGGGTCAGCTTTCCGGAACCTACCCATTGGATAACATTGCCTAAGGGATATGAGGGAACCCGCAGGGTGGCACTCCGGTCGCTAGCCAGTAAAAAGAATAATCAATATGATTCTGTGGAAGAGGCATTTTTCCCTGAAAACCCTCCCACTGACCAAATGTTTTTTTTGGAGACGCCTAGAAGCTCTGAAGATCTGCCTCCAGCTGTCACGGCAAGAGAAGCAATAGGCGATTTGCCGAGAATCACGCGCCATCTTACGGGCGAGATCAAAAGGGGAGTCAAACGTTTCACGGAAGCTCTTTCTTGTCCAAGGCCAGAAACGTCTTCCGGTTATGCAGATATGATGAGAAGCTGGCCGCGGTTCGAAAACAAAGGAGTCATTTACGATCATGTCATCCGGATTGTTCCACGGGATTATCCGATATTCCGGAGAATGAACCCAGGAGACCAGTATCCAGAGGCTTACAGACATGCTCTTGACATTCTACAGGAAAAGATTGCAGAGCTTTCCGCAGATGGAATAACAGTCGAGCCTGAAGGTCCGGAATATGAGAAAATAAAAAAATCGATTGTGCCACCGTATGATCCCGGAAAATTTCCAAACAAATGGCGTAAAATGGAGGCGGACAAGCCATCTAGGACACTGATGGCCCATTTGGGCAAGGACGGATATTCTCATATCCATTATGACAGCGATCAGGCGAGAATGATTTCTGTAAGGGAAGCTGCACGGCTTCAGTCTTTTCCAGATGGGTTTGTTTTTGAGGGCTCCATGAACCATGCTTTCCGTCAGATTGGAAACGCTGTGCCCCCTCTGATGTCACTGGTGCTTGCCCGGCACATGCTGCTGTCCATGGGACTAACCGCAGATGAGGAGCAGAATGGAGGTACCACCGACTTTTATGAGCTTTTCAGAACGACTGCAGCAGTTTGA